The following coding sequences lie in one Lolium perenne isolate Kyuss_39 chromosome 2, Kyuss_2.0, whole genome shotgun sequence genomic window:
- the LOC127328776 gene encoding uncharacterized protein: MSAPADTSSALGALTSGTMHSDSTAALSTAVVPASPASLAVNVASVKTHVPVVLDLKASNYSKWRMLMGVLLDKYDLTGHVAHNTPAAKRTAEWNRQDFVVRSWLYGSISEEILDIIMGENQTAYEAYVLIRNLFLDNQMTRAVYLEAEFRAITQGDLSITAYCHRLKSLSDALRDVGQPVTDQTLVLNCLRGLNPRFADITTLVTMQVPVPTFLQTRSLLLLRETQLAHTFQPSPQVALYGNNTGSGSSSGGDQGGRSSGGGGGGNGRGWRKKNKNGGGGDRSGNADLRDTRSVVSPGPWICFNPHTGQAQQMQPNWRPTSGPSLPSGGPGLLGPRPTGPSQQRQPTWVPPGQQAYVTQLAPLHGQAFGTNAPPPATPYLPYGSGDHTISAPAWDCSALVAALNNTASSSNAGGWVMDSGATSHMVSDPATPL, from the exons ATGAGTGCTCCGGCCGACACCAGCTCTGCCCTGGGAGCGCTGACTTCCGGCACCATGCACTCCGACTCCACCGCGGCCCTCTCCACTGCCGTGGTACCCGCCTCGCCGGCGTCCCTCGCCGTCAACGTCGCTAGCGTGAAAACGCACGTCCCCGTCGTCCTCGACCTCAAGGCCTCCAACTACTCCAAGTGGCGCATGCTCATGGGCGTCCTCCTCGACAAGTACGACCTCACCGGCCACGTCGCCCACAACACTCCGGCCGCTAAACGCACCGCCGAGTGGAATCGCCAGGACTTTGTCGTCCGCTCGTGGCTCTACGGCTCCATCAGCGAGGAGATCCTCGACATCATCATGGGAGAGAACCAGACGGCGTACGAGGCCTACGTGCTCATCCGCAACCTCTTCCTCGACAACCAGATGACCCGCGCCGTCTACCTCGAGGCGGAGTTCCGCGCCATCACCCAGGGTGACCTCTCCATCACCGCCTACTGCCACCGGCTCAAGTCGCTCTCTGACGCGCTGCGCGATGTCGGGCAACCGGTGACCGACCAGACGTTGGTTCTCAACTGCCTCCGCGGTCTGAATCCTCGCTTCGCCGACATCACGACCTTGGTCACCATGCAGGTTCCCGTGCCCACGTTCCTGCAAACCAGGTCCCTCCTGCTCCTCCGCGAGACTCAGCTCGCCCACACCTTCCAACCATCGCCCCAGGTCGCGCTCTACGGGAACAACACCGGCTCCGGCTCGTCGTCCGGCGGCGACCAGGGCGGCCGCAGCTCCGGCGGTGGTGGAGGCGGCAATGGCCGCGGCTGGCGCAAGAAGAACAAGAACGGAGGCGGCGGTGATCGCAGCGGCAACGCTGACTTGCGCGACACACGCTCGGTTGTGTCCCCTGGCCCGTGGATCTGCTTCAACCCACACACGGGCCAGGCACAGCAGATgcagcccaactggaggcccaccaGCGGACCGAGCCTACCATCAGGCGGACCAGGCCTCCTTGGGCCACGGCCTACTGGACCATCGCAGCAGCGTCAGCCCACCTGGGTCCCTCCAGGCCAGCAGGCGTACGTCACCCAGCTCGCACCACTTCATGGCCAGGCATTCGGCACGAATGCGCCACCACCTGCGACGCCGTACCTCCCGTACGGCTCTGGCGACCACACCATCAGCGCACCAGCATGGGACTGCTCCGCCCTCGTCGCTGCACTGAAtaacaccgccagctcctccaatGCAGGCGGATGGGTTATGGACTCCGGCGCCACTTCTCATATGGTCTCGGACCCCG CTACTCCATTGTGA